One window of the Sphaerochaeta associata genome contains the following:
- a CDS encoding glycosyltransferase family 2 protein yields the protein MSSNFAILLTGAVMLLNVLVFAGIIILRLVRADRKRRLDKAQALFLSQLETEQPDFSHFKAKTLLMLYGRLSDSLLLKKAFHEQILGFLSTSKVVKTLTKRLYSPFFVRRIESAVHLKPMLTLPSYRTLFLQALSEEKSQVVVLYLFQALAWVKEKRAILPMIRRLGRATPWMAGRYRALLIGYEFMLLPYLKKRLSIDRTYLGLLICEYAIAYPSDALKPYLLRRAQEKNIQVRKCALEALRLHFPHALLEPEFLESPFPSTMLYVIRAYARIADKRNIAALLSYSKYSRARDQLVQSLSEMAYKDPSLLKEYLSRFEKTRSKSETEVLAKVLDNRLTYILTAYQGDLDEQLTNLITSLIEQQHISGLVQFLNTNAEIHKQQQLISLVRKLAKRSKHLRLLFFAYLHPAVYKTLKIAKPETGKPSMQVHQEKPQRLTLILLLILTLAVFPLIIFLSELPNLIDLSLGEVLSLYVVRFNYLLVYYSVTINLIYLTMLLISYRGAGVQNRLWHAKDKRMLFTKGLLPSVSIIAPAYNEAANIIESTNSLLNQQYPDFELIVVNDGSKDETLQTLITYFNLEKRDQLVPKRLRTRPLRGIYKNKNIPNLVVVDKVNGGKADSLNLGLNVATKQFFCGIDADSLLEPDALLRAVSVMLDNSTETIASGGNICPVNGCDVELGSLDSIGLPSKFLPRLQSLEYIRSFMTGRVGWARLNVLLIISGAFGIFHRDRTIATGGYLTKSGRFHKDTVGEDMELVVRLSRYMRERKLPYRVQYASNANCWTEVPEKWKVLHRQRDRWHRGLIDILLFHSTMIANPRYGRLGMVGMLYYFLFELLGPFVEAQGLVFVFIGALMGLLNIPIALALFTSTILLGILVSLSALLISEFDRPLYAKKDMLRLVWMAIVENFGVRQVISLWRVSAYFSAMRKNRGWGAQVRTGFKGAQTKTK from the coding sequence GTGTCCAGCAACTTTGCAATACTGTTGACAGGTGCGGTGATGCTTCTCAATGTTCTCGTTTTTGCAGGCATCATCATCCTGCGCCTGGTGCGTGCAGACAGAAAACGAAGGCTCGACAAGGCCCAGGCTCTCTTTCTCTCCCAACTGGAGACAGAACAGCCGGATTTCTCGCATTTCAAAGCAAAAACCCTTCTCATGCTCTACGGCAGACTCAGCGACAGCCTCCTGCTGAAGAAGGCGTTCCATGAGCAGATTCTCGGTTTTCTCTCAACTTCGAAGGTTGTCAAAACGCTGACCAAACGGCTCTATTCACCCTTTTTCGTCAGGCGGATAGAGTCGGCTGTTCACCTCAAGCCGATGCTCACGCTTCCCTCCTACCGGACGTTGTTCCTTCAGGCACTGTCTGAAGAGAAAAGTCAGGTTGTTGTGCTCTACCTGTTCCAGGCTCTTGCCTGGGTGAAGGAGAAGCGCGCCATCCTTCCCATGATCAGGCGCCTTGGCAGGGCGACTCCCTGGATGGCTGGCCGCTATCGCGCCCTCTTGATCGGCTATGAATTCATGCTGCTCCCCTACTTGAAAAAACGCCTCTCCATCGACCGAACGTATCTCGGGCTTCTTATCTGCGAGTACGCCATAGCGTATCCTTCGGATGCGCTCAAACCCTACCTGCTCCGCCGGGCGCAGGAGAAGAACATCCAAGTGCGCAAGTGTGCACTGGAGGCATTGCGTCTGCACTTTCCCCATGCGTTGCTGGAGCCCGAATTCTTGGAGAGCCCCTTCCCAAGCACGATGCTGTATGTTATCCGCGCCTATGCGCGCATTGCCGATAAGCGCAATATTGCCGCCCTGCTGTCGTACAGCAAATACTCAAGAGCGCGTGATCAATTGGTGCAAAGCCTCTCGGAGATGGCCTACAAGGACCCATCCCTGCTCAAGGAGTATCTGTCGCGTTTTGAGAAAACACGCAGTAAAAGTGAGACAGAGGTGCTGGCCAAGGTGCTGGACAACCGTCTGACCTACATCCTGACCGCCTATCAAGGGGATTTGGATGAGCAATTGACGAACTTGATCACCAGCTTGATCGAGCAGCAGCACATCAGCGGCTTGGTGCAATTCCTCAATACCAATGCAGAAATCCACAAGCAGCAACAACTTATCTCCTTGGTCAGAAAGCTTGCAAAACGAAGCAAACACCTGAGGCTCCTGTTCTTTGCCTATCTTCACCCTGCCGTCTACAAGACACTGAAGATAGCCAAACCGGAAACAGGAAAACCCTCCATGCAGGTCCATCAGGAGAAACCTCAGCGGCTGACCCTGATCCTCCTGCTCATCCTCACCCTTGCCGTCTTCCCTTTGATCATTTTCCTCTCCGAACTACCCAACCTCATCGACCTGAGTCTTGGTGAAGTCCTGTCCTTGTATGTGGTGCGCTTCAACTACCTGTTGGTCTACTATTCGGTCACAATCAACCTCATATACCTGACCATGCTGCTGATCTCCTATCGTGGGGCCGGAGTACAGAACAGGCTTTGGCATGCGAAGGACAAGCGCATGCTCTTCACCAAGGGCCTGCTTCCGTCGGTGTCCATCATCGCCCCTGCCTACAATGAGGCGGCAAACATCATCGAAAGCACCAACAGCCTGCTTAACCAACAGTATCCCGACTTTGAGCTCATTGTCGTAAACGATGGGTCCAAGGATGAGACCCTGCAGACGCTGATCACCTACTTCAACCTTGAAAAACGTGATCAATTAGTCCCCAAACGACTGAGGACGCGACCTCTCAGGGGTATTTACAAGAACAAGAACATCCCCAACCTGGTGGTGGTGGACAAGGTCAACGGAGGCAAGGCCGACTCCTTGAACCTGGGGCTGAACGTAGCGACCAAGCAGTTCTTCTGCGGCATCGACGCCGATTCGCTCTTGGAGCCCGACGCCCTGCTCAGGGCGGTCTCGGTCATGCTCGACAACAGTACCGAAACCATTGCCAGCGGCGGCAACATATGTCCGGTCAACGGCTGTGATGTCGAGCTGGGAAGCCTCGACTCGATCGGCCTGCCTTCCAAATTCCTACCCAGGCTGCAGAGCCTCGAGTACATCCGCTCCTTCATGACCGGCAGGGTCGGTTGGGCGAGGTTGAATGTACTGTTGATCATCAGCGGGGCTTTCGGCATTTTCCATCGCGACCGGACCATCGCCACCGGCGGATACCTTACCAAGAGCGGCAGGTTCCATAAGGATACAGTGGGAGAGGACATGGAACTCGTTGTACGGCTTTCACGGTACATGCGCGAACGCAAGCTGCCCTATCGGGTCCAATACGCCAGCAATGCCAACTGCTGGACCGAAGTTCCTGAGAAGTGGAAGGTGTTGCACCGCCAGCGCGACCGTTGGCACCGCGGCCTGATCGACATCCTGCTCTTTCACAGCACCATGATCGCCAATCCCCGCTATGGAAGGCTGGGTATGGTGGGTATGCTCTACTACTTTCTCTTTGAGCTGCTCGGACCGTTTGTGGAAGCGCAAGGCCTGGTCTTTGTGTTTATCGGCGCCCTGATGGGCTTGCTCAACATCCCCATCGCCTTGGCGCTTTTCACCTCGACCATTCTTTTGGGGATTCTCGTCTCTTTGTCCGCCCTGCTTATCAGCGAGTTCGACCGCCCGCTCTATGCCAAGAAGGATATGCTGCGTTTGGTGTGGATGGCGATCGTAGAGAATTTCGGGGTGCGTCAGGTCATCAGCCTGTGGCGGGTGAGCGCCTACTTCAGTGCGATGAGAAAGAACCGAGGGTGGGGAGCCCAGGTGAGAACCGGCTTTAAAGGGGCACAAACGAAAACGAAGTAA
- a CDS encoding response regulator: MIDLTKPVEVAQGLWWVGSQRPHNRLQCNPYLFIKDGLGILFDPGSVLDGQVVLEKTTSLLPLSNLKAIVCSHQDPDLCAAIPLFEKAGFKGDICCHARAALLIQYYGIKNPFYMVNHLSFSYRLSENTSIGFIFAPYLHFPGAIMSYLPEQQALISGDLFGSITADWKLYADENYIDGMKAFHEVYMPGHEILAAAMENLESYPIRLICPQHGSIIDKNIEEHINTLKTMPCGLFIQSKQLRLPLEGGVRALLDQVVKRLITIYGEQEIRKTFENSPFTLNVKMRHIAKTTLAENQLWESFFSTLEERRGVAYLSSISSFVELLGKQYGLGIPSVFSTLIASSERQIKEKDAELKELEEKLQNLQESMYRDPVTGLYNKEFHQAFMLKELAGGSPLVSVVLAIDNLERINLDHGSTEGDRTMRILSQVVLQSVDPHVQVCRITGGMFALLCASLTKEQAIERAAALGNRIAGEDRFIVPITVSMGIAHSDEVAESSRNDVLQMASDINALAAFRLRLARKKGAGSIVAVSSSEAGSRSAFAILLVDVPSFSRDLLKQTLEKERYRVLTADNGLEAKKMLLAGGIDLVLCELLVPKLGALTLRKELLGNPSTAGIPFLLMSANKQEQTVRRAFDLGIQHFLARPLALYELTGLVNLIASKEA, encoded by the coding sequence ATGATTGACCTTACCAAACCCGTAGAGGTTGCCCAAGGACTGTGGTGGGTGGGCTCACAAAGACCCCACAACAGACTGCAATGCAACCCCTATCTTTTCATTAAGGACGGACTGGGAATTCTCTTCGACCCCGGATCGGTCCTCGACGGCCAGGTCGTATTGGAGAAAACCACGAGCCTGCTCCCCCTCTCCAACCTGAAGGCCATCGTCTGCAGTCACCAAGACCCTGATTTGTGTGCCGCCATTCCGCTCTTTGAGAAAGCCGGGTTCAAAGGAGACATCTGCTGTCATGCTCGTGCAGCGCTGTTGATTCAGTACTATGGCATCAAGAATCCGTTCTACATGGTGAATCATCTCTCCTTTTCCTACAGGTTGAGTGAAAACACCTCCATCGGCTTCATCTTCGCCCCCTATCTGCACTTCCCCGGAGCCATCATGAGCTACCTGCCCGAGCAGCAGGCTCTGATCAGCGGCGACTTGTTCGGCTCCATCACCGCCGATTGGAAGCTGTATGCCGACGAGAACTACATCGATGGGATGAAGGCGTTCCACGAGGTATACATGCCCGGCCATGAGATTCTCGCTGCAGCAATGGAAAACCTGGAAAGCTACCCCATCCGCCTGATCTGTCCGCAGCATGGCTCGATCATAGACAAGAATATTGAAGAGCATATCAACACGCTGAAGACCATGCCATGCGGACTGTTCATCCAATCCAAGCAGCTCAGGCTTCCCTTGGAGGGAGGTGTTCGCGCCCTGCTCGACCAGGTAGTGAAGCGTTTGATAACCATTTACGGGGAGCAGGAGATCAGGAAAACCTTCGAGAATTCCCCGTTCACCCTGAATGTCAAGATGAGGCATATCGCCAAGACCACGCTTGCCGAGAACCAGTTGTGGGAGAGTTTCTTCTCCACTCTTGAGGAAAGACGGGGCGTCGCCTACCTCTCATCGATCTCTTCCTTCGTGGAGCTGCTGGGAAAACAATACGGCTTGGGCATCCCGTCGGTGTTCTCCACCCTCATCGCCAGCTCCGAGCGCCAGATCAAGGAGAAGGATGCCGAACTTAAGGAGCTGGAGGAGAAACTGCAGAATCTGCAGGAGAGCATGTACCGCGATCCGGTGACCGGACTGTACAACAAGGAGTTCCATCAAGCCTTCATGCTCAAGGAGCTTGCCGGAGGCAGCCCGCTTGTTTCCGTGGTTCTGGCCATCGACAACCTTGAACGCATCAATCTCGACCATGGCAGCACCGAAGGCGACCGGACCATGCGCATTCTCTCACAGGTGGTATTGCAAAGTGTAGATCCGCATGTGCAGGTATGTCGCATCACCGGAGGGATGTTCGCCCTCTTATGCGCCTCCCTGACAAAGGAGCAGGCCATAGAACGAGCTGCTGCCTTGGGTAATCGCATTGCCGGGGAGGACCGGTTCATCGTCCCCATCACGGTTTCGATGGGAATCGCCCACTCCGACGAAGTCGCCGAATCCAGTCGCAACGATGTTTTACAGATGGCCTCCGATATCAACGCCTTGGCGGCCTTCCGCTTGCGCCTTGCACGAAAGAAAGGGGCAGGAAGCATCGTTGCCGTCTCTTCAAGCGAGGCCGGCAGTCGCTCGGCATTTGCCATCCTGCTTGTGGATGTGCCTTCCTTCTCCCGTGACCTTCTCAAGCAAACATTAGAGAAGGAGCGGTATCGGGTTCTGACGGCCGACAACGGGCTCGAAGCGAAAAAAATGCTGCTTGCGGGAGGGATTGATTTGGTCTTGTGCGAGCTGCTCGTCCCCAAGCTCGGCGCCCTGACCCTGCGCAAGGAGCTCTTGGGTAATCCAAGTACGGCAGGAATTCCCTTCCTGCTCATGTCGGCCAACAAGCAGGAGCAGACGGTCCGGAGGGCCTTTGACTTGGGCATCCAGCACTTCCTGGCCCGGCCTTTGGCCTTGTATGAGTTGACAGGCTTGGTCAACCTCATCGCTTCAAAGGAGGCCTGA
- a CDS encoding family 16 glycosylhydrolase — translation MKTSVVLLALVSLLSCTLYAEAVPVLKTGPRELEFGNLHWRMKTSLTPTAPGPNYFRGTEDAVWVDDWGLHLTINEHQGKWWATEIFTRERVGYGTYTFTVETDIAQYDAHVVAGFFTWDTAPEEYNREIDIEFAAWGERDGTKVQYVVQPYTDPARIFVFKPELNGNLTTHRIVWTKDDVSFSSYHGKVDPDLKESEAMLIERWTHPSSPTPGRVRFRINLWLFQGAVPARPAHMVLTSFSFVPL, via the coding sequence ATGAAAACTTCAGTCGTTTTATTGGCATTGGTAAGCTTGCTATCCTGCACCCTGTATGCAGAGGCGGTTCCCGTATTGAAGACCGGACCGAGGGAGCTGGAGTTCGGGAATCTACATTGGAGGATGAAGACCAGCCTCACCCCGACAGCCCCCGGCCCGAACTACTTTCGGGGAACCGAGGATGCAGTGTGGGTGGATGACTGGGGCCTGCACCTGACTATAAATGAACATCAGGGAAAGTGGTGGGCAACTGAGATTTTCACCCGTGAGCGGGTGGGCTACGGTACCTATACCTTCACCGTTGAGACTGATATTGCGCAATACGATGCTCATGTGGTTGCAGGCTTTTTCACCTGGGATACAGCACCTGAGGAGTATAATCGGGAGATCGACATAGAGTTTGCCGCTTGGGGTGAGCGTGACGGCACCAAAGTCCAGTACGTTGTCCAGCCCTATACCGACCCAGCACGCATTTTTGTCTTCAAACCAGAGCTGAACGGCAACCTTACGACTCACCGTATTGTTTGGACAAAGGACGATGTCTCCTTCTCCTCCTACCATGGAAAGGTCGACCCCGACCTCAAGGAGAGTGAAGCCATGCTCATCGAGCGCTGGACTCATCCAAGCAGTCCGACACCGGGGCGGGTGCGGTTCCGCATCAACCTCTGGCTCTTTCAAGGAGCCGTACCGGCGAGGCCCGCCCACATGGTTCTTACTTCGTTTTCGTTTGTGCCCCTTTAA
- a CDS encoding polysaccharide deacetylase family protein has product MKHFILISLLFLLMFNLSAEVLPEQQSAPLVRDIAPPVRYWSTHQQGLLPVQTLPGLDTQSQIPLRKDPKLLVVLYHNIVFGRTGNVYNRDLYNFEHDLAFLKRNFTITNFKNVLTQGWQAKTDQVIITFDDGDLSLYAIVYPLFRQYELEATIFLVPNFIGEVGYMSWDQIREMSEYRTASGKKLFFFESHSLTHRMMGEMDAQDVRHELETSKQIIEEQIGEKVTVLALPFGSGAGDGTIINEAYDLGYQAIRTSVAQVVPTKSINAWAIGAMNVENYSTDVFVQKVLALTGR; this is encoded by the coding sequence ATGAAACACTTCATCCTGATTTCACTACTCTTCCTCCTCATGTTCAACTTGTCTGCCGAAGTGCTCCCCGAACAGCAGAGTGCCCCCCTTGTGAGAGACATCGCTCCTCCTGTGAGGTACTGGAGCACGCACCAACAGGGATTGCTTCCCGTGCAAACCCTTCCCGGCTTGGATACCCAGAGCCAGATTCCCCTCAGGAAGGATCCCAAGCTTCTGGTGGTTCTCTATCACAACATCGTTTTCGGCAGGACGGGCAATGTCTATAACCGCGACCTCTATAACTTTGAACACGATTTGGCGTTTCTCAAACGCAATTTCACCATCACCAACTTCAAGAACGTCCTGACACAAGGTTGGCAGGCGAAAACCGACCAGGTGATCATCACCTTCGACGATGGTGACCTCTCCCTCTACGCCATTGTCTACCCGCTTTTTCGCCAGTATGAGCTGGAGGCGACCATTTTCCTGGTTCCCAACTTCATCGGCGAGGTCGGCTACATGAGCTGGGACCAGATCCGTGAGATGAGTGAGTACCGGACGGCATCGGGCAAGAAGCTCTTCTTCTTTGAATCCCACTCGCTCACCCATCGGATGATGGGAGAGATGGATGCCCAGGACGTCCGACATGAGCTTGAGACATCCAAGCAGATCATCGAAGAGCAGATTGGAGAGAAGGTGACAGTCCTGGCCCTGCCGTTCGGCAGCGGTGCAGGGGATGGTACAATCATCAACGAGGCCTACGACCTTGGCTACCAAGCCATCAGAACCAGTGTTGCCCAAGTGGTGCCGACAAAGAGCATCAATGCCTGGGCCATCGGGGCGATGAACGTGGAGAACTACAGCACCGATGTTTTTGTGCAAAAGGTCCTTGCGTTGACCGGGAGGTAG
- a CDS encoding 5-deoxy-glucuronate isomerase, with the protein MIIRKEKPLEAGYTTITTLDGPMLLDFGILKLNKGDCTTCSLDLERAWMLIKGKVRFSWLDAEAVGERASCIDEPPVVLHAPRQIPVMVEALEDSELAVERCINEQEFPVRFYAKGEVKTEVFGAGVLNEASNRTVRTVFDGESAPYSNMVMGEVINHPGRWSSYPPHDHPHPEIYHYRFFPSQGFGISVLNEEAFVVHDGDSSLIFPDTTHSQVAAAGYAMYYIWLIPHLPGDKWLPTTRYYRKEHTWLLDKGVKIWPEVPATL; encoded by the coding sequence ATGATTATTCGCAAAGAAAAGCCGCTGGAGGCTGGATATACAACGATTACGACACTCGATGGCCCTATGCTTTTGGATTTCGGCATCCTCAAGCTCAACAAGGGGGATTGCACAACCTGCTCCTTGGATTTGGAGCGGGCTTGGATGCTGATCAAGGGGAAGGTCCGTTTCTCCTGGCTTGATGCGGAAGCGGTAGGCGAGCGAGCAAGCTGCATCGATGAGCCTCCGGTGGTCCTGCACGCCCCGAGGCAGATACCTGTTATGGTTGAGGCGCTTGAGGATAGTGAGCTGGCCGTCGAGCGGTGCATCAATGAACAAGAATTCCCGGTCCGCTTCTATGCCAAGGGCGAGGTGAAGACCGAGGTTTTCGGGGCCGGAGTACTGAACGAGGCGAGCAACCGCACCGTGCGTACCGTCTTCGACGGGGAGAGTGCTCCCTACTCGAATATGGTGATGGGAGAGGTGATCAATCATCCCGGCCGTTGGTCGAGCTACCCGCCGCACGACCATCCCCATCCGGAAATCTACCACTACCGATTCTTCCCCTCACAGGGTTTCGGAATTTCGGTCCTCAACGAAGAGGCCTTCGTCGTCCATGACGGCGATTCCTCCTTGATTTTCCCCGACACCACCCACTCTCAGGTGGCGGCGGCCGGCTATGCGATGTACTACATTTGGTTGATCCCCCACCTTCCCGGGGACAAGTGGCTTCCCACCACCCGCTATTATCGAAAGGAGCATACGTGGCTGCTGGACAAGGGCGTAAAGATTTGGCCCGAGGTGCCGGCAACGCTGTAG
- a CDS encoding ABC transporter ATP-binding protein — protein MVLQVDDVIKRFNTNLALDCCSLRVEQGEVIGLLGPNGAGKTTCIRSIIGLIGIDEGSITVFGMPQDGKNKTIRSKIGYVTQEITLYEDMSGKDNLAFFASLYGMSKTDIQIRIAEVGRLIGLEGRLGDKVKHYSGGMKRRLNIGCALMHKPALIIMDEPTVGIDPQSRSFILQSVKELAKGGATIIYTSHYIEEVEAVASRIYIMDNGHIIADGTLRDLIARIQGDHFIEVEVRLASEQKRKELLGLGDVKEVALEGNRYTIVVPGGIPILDKVVLCLSEQGLVTINTKQPNLEDVFLTLTGKQLRDEVAS, from the coding sequence ATGGTATTGCAAGTAGACGATGTCATTAAACGATTCAACACAAATCTCGCCCTCGATTGCTGTTCGCTGCGTGTGGAGCAGGGCGAGGTGATCGGGCTGCTTGGTCCCAACGGGGCTGGCAAGACCACCTGCATCCGATCGATCATCGGCCTGATCGGCATCGATGAGGGTTCCATTACGGTGTTCGGCATGCCCCAGGATGGAAAGAACAAGACCATCCGCAGCAAAATCGGGTATGTGACGCAGGAAATCACCCTGTATGAGGATATGAGCGGGAAGGACAACCTGGCCTTCTTTGCCTCCTTGTATGGGATGAGCAAGACCGATATTCAGATTCGCATCGCCGAAGTCGGCAGGCTCATAGGTCTTGAAGGCAGGCTTGGCGACAAGGTCAAACACTATAGCGGAGGCATGAAGCGCAGGCTCAACATCGGTTGCGCCCTGATGCACAAGCCGGCCTTGATCATCATGGATGAGCCGACGGTGGGCATCGACCCGCAGTCACGTTCCTTCATCCTCCAATCGGTGAAAGAACTCGCCAAGGGCGGGGCGACGATCATCTACACCTCCCATTACATCGAGGAGGTGGAGGCTGTCGCCAGCCGGATCTATATTATGGACAACGGGCACATCATCGCCGATGGAACTCTCCGCGACTTGATCGCCCGCATCCAGGGCGACCACTTCATCGAGGTGGAGGTACGGCTTGCCAGCGAGCAGAAGCGCAAGGAACTTCTCGGCCTTGGAGATGTGAAGGAAGTGGCTTTGGAGGGGAACCGATACACCATCGTAGTCCCCGGAGGCATCCCGATTCTGGACAAGGTGGTCCTCTGTCTCTCCGAGCAGGGACTGGTAACCATAAACACCAAACAGCCGAACCTTGAGGATGTGTTTCTCACCCTGACCGGCAAGCAGCTGCGGGACGAGGTGGCCTCATGA
- a CDS encoding OsmC family protein produces the protein MSDTHTYSTSVEWTKQKRAALSSAFLPTIEVATPPQFPGGHEGIWSPEHLYTAAAEVCLMTTFLSIAEKAKLAFKSYKSEAVGTLEKMEKGMLMTKIHIKPTVVIDDESQMEKTVQLLEKAEKYCLISNSMKTEVTIEPIVLVK, from the coding sequence ATGAGCGACACGCATACCTATAGTACGTCAGTAGAGTGGACAAAGCAGAAGAGGGCGGCCCTCTCTTCTGCGTTCCTTCCCACCATCGAGGTGGCGACTCCCCCGCAGTTCCCAGGCGGCCACGAGGGCATCTGGTCGCCCGAGCACCTTTATACGGCAGCCGCCGAAGTGTGCTTGATGACCACCTTCCTCTCCATCGCCGAAAAGGCGAAGCTTGCCTTCAAGAGTTACAAGAGCGAGGCTGTGGGTACGCTTGAGAAGATGGAGAAGGGAATGCTGATGACCAAAATCCACATCAAGCCGACGGTTGTCATCGATGATGAGAGCCAAATGGAGAAAACAGTACAGCTCTTGGAAAAGGCCGAGAAGTACTGCTTGATCTCAAACTCCATGAAAACCGAAGTCACCATCGAACCGATTGTCCTGGTAAAGTAA